The Vallitalea longa genome includes a window with the following:
- a CDS encoding carbohydrate ABC transporter permease: protein MKRFVKLIFYIILIIFAIIFIAPLAYAIYNSLLPLDKVNHIVPLSFLSLDNYKELFTNYDILNWYKNTINMAIITLVGQLTTSLLAGYAIAKLNFKGKRVIFNIIVVTLMIPFQLLLVPLYIMVAGLGWHNSMLSLTIPFILNPLYVFMARQFFITIPNDLVEAARIDGLNHATSFFRVVLPIAKPIIITLTIFNFTQSWNAYLVPATFVSNDKMYTLVVGLNTLKDTYFNRLNLTMAGVVMITIPILLLFLVLQKYLIEGIATSGIKG from the coding sequence ATTTATCGCTCCTCTAGCCTATGCTATTTACAATTCCCTATTACCTCTTGACAAGGTTAATCATATAGTACCATTATCGTTTTTATCATTGGATAATTATAAAGAGTTATTTACTAATTACGATATTCTTAATTGGTATAAGAATACTATTAATATGGCAATTATAACATTAGTTGGTCAACTTACTACAAGTTTACTTGCTGGTTACGCAATAGCTAAACTTAATTTTAAGGGCAAAAGAGTGATTTTTAATATTATAGTAGTAACTCTTATGATTCCTTTTCAATTGCTTTTGGTTCCTCTTTACATAATGGTTGCAGGTCTAGGGTGGCATAATTCAATGTTAAGTCTTACGATACCTTTTATATTGAATCCACTTTATGTATTTATGGCTAGACAATTTTTTATTACAATACCAAATGATTTGGTAGAAGCAGCAAGAATAGATGGTTTGAATCATGCTACTAGTTTCTTTCGAGTTGTACTTCCTATAGCAAAGCCAATAATTATAACTTTAACCATTTTCAATTTTACACAATCATGGAATGCATATTTGGTACCAGCTACATTTGTAAGTAATGATAAGATGTATACACTTGTTGTTGGACTTAATACTTTAAAAGATACTTATTTTAATAGATTAAATCTTACAATGGCTGGAGTTGTAATGATAACAATACCTATTTTGCTATTATTCCTAGTCTTGCAAAAATATCTTATTGAGGGAATAGCAACATCTGGTATTAAAGGATAG